One window from the genome of Faecalibacterium sp. HTF-F encodes:
- the yfcE gene encoding phosphodiesterase, translated as MKWMIASDLHGSAFYCKKMIEAFERERADRLLLLGDLLYHGPRNDLPEGYAPKEVIPLLNGLKPALLCVRGNCDAEVDQMVLDFPILADYAVLPVSGRLVYATHGHVHNLKNLPPLAPGDVLLHGHTHIPAWTEFGEDNLYLNPGSVSIPKEGSVHSYMTLEGETFLWKTLEGEVYRELEL; from the coding sequence ATGAAATGGATGATCGCATCCGACCTGCACGGGTCGGCGTTTTACTGCAAAAAAATGATCGAAGCGTTTGAGCGGGAGAGAGCAGACCGGCTGCTTTTGCTGGGGGACCTTTTGTATCACGGCCCCCGCAACGACCTGCCGGAGGGCTATGCCCCGAAGGAGGTCATCCCGCTCCTGAACGGGCTGAAGCCGGCGCTTTTGTGCGTGCGGGGCAACTGTGACGCTGAGGTGGATCAGATGGTGCTGGATTTTCCCATTCTGGCCGACTATGCTGTGCTGCCAGTGAGCGGGCGGCTCGTTTACGCTACCCACGGTCATGTGCACAACCTGAAAAATCTGCCGCCGCTGGCTCCGGGAGATGTCCTGCTGCATGGCCACACCCACATTCCGGCGTGGACAGAGTTCGGCGAAGACAATCTCTACCTGAACCCCGGTTCTGTGAGCATCCCAAAGGAGGGGAGTGTACATAGCTATATGACACTGGAAGGGGAGACCTTCCTTTGGAAAACGCTGGAAGGTGAAGTGTACCGGGAGCTGGAGCTGTGA
- a CDS encoding DNA-3-methyladenine glycosylase family protein, translating into MGAMELEEKTVQIRDDFDPDKILASGQCFRPRKQAEGWYRFVSGRQLLYLRPLRSGTYTVRCESGAWETFWHGYFDLGRSYAALRGKLDSRNDFLQRAMEYGRGIRVLRQDEWEMLVSFIISQRKSIPAIRRAVELLSERFGERLGSDGEGPVYAFPTAEALCCAGEQALQECGLGYRTRYVLHAAQQAAEGTLDLKKLASMPDEALFARLMELDGVGKKVANCVCLFGYGRVGRVPVDVWIERLIRDEFAGQDPFPQFGPEAGIVQQYLFFYKRSVG; encoded by the coding sequence ATGGGGGCAATGGAGCTGGAAGAGAAAACGGTTCAGATCCGGGATGATTTCGACCCGGACAAAATTCTGGCAAGCGGCCAGTGCTTTCGCCCCCGGAAGCAGGCGGAGGGCTGGTATCGGTTTGTTTCCGGGAGACAGCTGCTTTACCTCAGACCGCTGCGCAGCGGAACCTACACGGTGAGGTGCGAGTCGGGCGCATGGGAAACCTTCTGGCACGGTTACTTCGACCTTGGCCGCAGCTATGCCGCTCTGCGTGGAAAGCTGGACAGCCGGAACGACTTTTTGCAGCGTGCCATGGAATATGGCCGGGGCATCCGGGTGCTACGGCAGGACGAGTGGGAGATGCTGGTCAGCTTCATCATCTCGCAGCGAAAGAGCATCCCGGCCATCCGCAGGGCGGTAGAGCTGCTTTCGGAGCGGTTTGGCGAGCGGCTGGGCAGCGATGGCGAAGGGCCTGTGTATGCGTTCCCGACAGCAGAAGCGCTCTGCTGTGCCGGGGAGCAGGCGCTGCAGGAGTGCGGTCTTGGCTACCGCACCCGCTACGTGCTGCATGCGGCGCAGCAGGCGGCAGAGGGCACACTGGACCTGAAGAAGCTGGCTTCCATGCCCGATGAAGCGCTTTTTGCCCGGTTGATGGAGCTGGATGGCGTGGGCAAAAAGGTGGCAAACTGCGTGTGTCTGTTCGGCTATGGTCGTGTGGGCCGTGTGCCGGTGGATGTCTGGATCGAACGGCTCATCCGGGACGAGTTTGCCGGGCAGGATCCGTTCCCGCAGTTCGGGCCGGAAGCGGGCATCGTGCAGCAGTACCTGTTCTTTTATAAAAGAAGCGTGGGATGA
- the bilS gene encoding flavodoxin family protein BilS: protein MSYAIVFSSKTGNTKLLADTLHTCLPQESCCYFGTPDPAALEADELYVGFWTDKGTADESTLDFLKQLHGKNIFLFGTAGFGGSEEYFSKILKKAERSLDRSNTVFGRYMCQGKMPLSVRQRYEGMKKQPIHLPNLDALIENFDNALSHPDADDLERLKQAVK, encoded by the coding sequence ATGAGCTACGCGATCGTATTCAGCAGTAAAACAGGCAACACAAAATTACTGGCAGACACGCTGCACACCTGTCTGCCACAGGAAAGCTGCTGCTATTTTGGCACTCCGGACCCTGCTGCCCTGGAGGCAGACGAACTCTACGTGGGCTTCTGGACAGACAAAGGAACCGCTGACGAAAGTACTTTGGACTTTTTGAAGCAGCTGCATGGCAAAAATATCTTCCTCTTTGGCACCGCCGGTTTTGGCGGCAGTGAGGAGTATTTCAGCAAGATCCTGAAAAAGGCGGAGCGTTCACTGGACAGGAGCAACACGGTCTTCGGCCGTTATATGTGTCAGGGCAAGATGCCGCTGTCGGTACGCCAGCGGTATGAGGGCATGAAAAAGCAGCCGATCCATCTGCCCAACCTGGATGCGCTGATCGAGAATTTCGACAACGCCCTTTCTCACCCGGATGCGGATGATCTGGAACGGTTAAAGCAGGCGGTAAAATGA
- a CDS encoding sigma-E processing peptidase SpoIIGA: MKTVIYLDELLLTNFLAAAMLLLCTGLLCARQCSGLRLLAGSAAAAAFSLGILLPELPGAAAVLCKAFTCGAVVAAAYGVPGPRGFARLCAWYLLLNLLLCGAAVLPGVQSANLCVYLALSPGRLLLSCGVVLAMLRAVLFCFGRAGPRSVAAVLELDGAALPVQALCDTGFSVQDPLSGRAVVLLHYPSVRDGLPQALRTFLDSYFACGAAPPPELGVRLVPCTTIAGHCVLPAVPAKALRVGSRRAQGFLAAFCRPETPPEHWTALLDSELAGQLGIR, translated from the coding sequence ATGAAAACTGTGATCTATCTGGATGAGCTGCTGCTGACGAACTTTCTGGCCGCAGCAATGCTGCTTTTGTGCACCGGGCTGCTGTGTGCACGGCAGTGCAGCGGCCTGCGCCTGCTGGCAGGCAGTGCGGCGGCAGCGGCCTTCTCCCTTGGCATCCTGCTGCCAGAGCTGCCCGGCGCGGCGGCAGTGCTCTGCAAAGCCTTTACCTGCGGTGCCGTTGTGGCTGCTGCCTACGGTGTGCCCGGCCCGCGCGGCTTTGCCCGGCTGTGCGCGTGGTATCTGCTGCTGAACCTGCTGCTGTGCGGGGCGGCAGTGCTGCCCGGCGTGCAGAGTGCGAACCTCTGCGTGTACCTTGCCCTTTCTCCGGGGCGGCTGCTGCTGAGCTGCGGGGTCGTATTGGCCATGCTGCGGGCGGTGCTGTTCTGCTTTGGCCGGGCAGGGCCCCGCAGCGTCGCCGCCGTTCTGGAGCTGGACGGTGCCGCTCTGCCGGTGCAGGCGCTGTGCGACACCGGCTTTTCGGTGCAGGACCCGCTGAGCGGGCGGGCTGTGGTGCTGCTGCATTACCCCTCTGTGCGCGACGGCCTGCCGCAGGCGCTGCGTACCTTTCTGGACAGCTACTTTGCCTGCGGCGCGGCACCGCCGCCGGAGCTGGGGGTGCGGCTGGTGCCCTGCACCACCATTGCCGGGCACTGCGTGCTGCCTGCGGTCCCAGCCAAAGCCCTGCGCGTGGGCAGCCGCCGGGCACAGGGTTTTCTGGCTGCATTCTGCCGCCCGGAAACACCCCCGGAGCACTGGACCGCACTGCTTGACAGTGAGCTGGCCGGGCAGCTGGGCATCCGCTGA
- the sigK gene encoding RNA polymerase sporulation sigma factor SigK, which yields MFHGISAFRLFWQRLLARLRYCGGAHYLAGAPSLPPPLTPEQEKALLARMAEGDACARDDLITHNLRLVVYLAKKYENSGVPAEDMISIGTIGLIKAVNTFTPERSIKLATYASRCIGNEILMYLRKSSNRRQEASIDEPLNVDGDGNELLLSDILGSDEDQISQRLEQDAERAILRRAVDSLSSRERQIMELRFGLADGVERTQKEAADALGISQSYISRLEKRIIHTLKAQLESE from the coding sequence ATGTTCCATGGTATTTCTGCATTCCGGCTGTTCTGGCAGCGGCTTCTTGCACGGCTGCGATACTGCGGCGGTGCCCATTATCTGGCGGGCGCGCCCAGTCTGCCGCCGCCCCTGACCCCGGAGCAGGAAAAAGCCCTGCTGGCCCGCATGGCAGAGGGAGACGCCTGCGCCCGGGACGATCTGATCACCCACAACCTGCGGCTGGTGGTGTACCTTGCCAAAAAATACGAAAACAGCGGGGTCCCCGCCGAGGATATGATCAGCATTGGCACCATCGGGCTCATCAAGGCCGTGAACACCTTCACCCCGGAGCGCAGCATCAAGCTGGCCACCTACGCCAGCCGCTGCATCGGCAACGAGATCCTGATGTACTTACGCAAAAGCTCCAACCGCCGGCAGGAGGCCAGCATCGACGAGCCGCTCAACGTGGACGGCGACGGCAACGAGCTGCTGCTCTCGGACATTCTTGGCAGCGACGAGGACCAGATCAGCCAGCGGCTGGAACAGGACGCCGAGCGTGCCATTCTGCGCCGTGCCGTGGACAGCCTGTCCTCACGGGAGCGGCAGATCATGGAGCTGCGCTTCGGTCTTGCCGACGGCGTGGAGCGCACCCAGAAGGAAGCCGCCGATGCCCTTGGCATCAGCCAGAGCTATATCTCCCGGCTGGAAAAGCGGATCATCCATACATTAAAGGCCCAGCTGGAAAGCGAGTGA
- the sigG gene encoding RNA polymerase sporulation sigma factor SigG, whose product MYNKVELCGMNTAQLPVLTEAEKRELLARVRTGDAAARERMVEGNLRLVLSVVQRFAQRGENLDDLFQVGCIGLIKAIDHFDPAQPVRFSTYGVPMIIGEIRRFLRDNNALRVSRSLRDTAYRAMQSREMLEKQLGREPTMDEIAQSAGLTRREVTAALESVVEPISLDEPVYTDGGDAMYVIDQVRDPDGEDSWISGLQFRQTVAGLTPREKKIMELRYLQGKTQMEVAQEIGISQAQVSRLEKGALNQFHPQNRQ is encoded by the coding sequence ATGTACAACAAAGTGGAGCTGTGCGGCATGAACACGGCCCAGCTGCCTGTGCTGACCGAGGCCGAAAAGCGGGAGCTTCTGGCCCGGGTGCGCACCGGCGATGCCGCTGCGCGGGAGCGGATGGTGGAGGGCAATCTGCGGCTGGTGCTCAGCGTGGTGCAGCGGTTCGCCCAGCGCGGCGAAAATCTGGACGACCTGTTTCAGGTGGGGTGCATCGGGCTCATCAAGGCCATCGATCATTTTGACCCCGCCCAGCCGGTGCGCTTCTCCACCTACGGAGTGCCCATGATCATTGGCGAGATCCGGCGCTTTCTGCGGGACAACAATGCCCTGCGGGTGAGCCGCAGCCTGCGGGATACCGCCTACCGGGCCATGCAGAGCCGCGAGATGCTGGAAAAGCAGCTTGGCCGCGAGCCGACCATGGACGAGATCGCCCAGAGCGCCGGGCTCACCCGCCGGGAAGTGACGGCGGCGCTGGAATCGGTGGTGGAGCCCATCAGTCTGGATGAGCCGGTGTACACCGACGGCGGCGACGCCATGTATGTGATCGATCAAGTGCGGGACCCGGATGGCGAGGACAGCTGGATCAGCGGGCTGCAGTTCCGCCAGACGGTGGCCGGGCTGACCCCGCGGGAGAAAAAGATTATGGAGCTGCGCTACCTGCAGGGCAAGACCCAGATGGAGGTGGCGCAGGAGATCGGCATCAGTCAGGCACAGGTCAGTCGGTTGGAAAAGGGCGCGCTGAACCAGTTCCATCCCCAGAACCGGCAGTAA
- a CDS encoding sporulation transcriptional regulator SpoIIID, producing the protein MKGDPEQRAIQLGEYIAAHRTTVRAAAAVFGCSKSTVHKDVAVRLRTLQPELFRQVRAVLARNKAERHLRGGAATRRKYSRK; encoded by the coding sequence ATGAAGGGAGACCCTGAGCAGAGAGCAATACAGCTGGGCGAGTACATTGCGGCTCATCGCACCACCGTGCGGGCGGCGGCTGCGGTGTTCGGGTGCAGCAAATCCACGGTGCACAAGGACGTGGCCGTGCGGCTGCGGACGCTGCAGCCGGAGCTGTTCCGGCAGGTGCGGGCTGTGCTGGCCCGCAACAAAGCCGAGCGGCATCTGCGCGGCGGCGCAGCTACCCGGCGCAAATACAGCCGCAAATGA
- a CDS encoding energy-coupled thiamine transporter ThiT, with protein MTKTYSKTRILVEGALMIALSTVLSMIQIPLMPHGGSITLFSMVPILVMSYRHGAKWGVMTAFVNSLIQLVQGLGNLAYCQTLTAQVGCVLLDYLLAFTVLGFACLIAKPFRSRTVGVGVSAFVVCLLRFLCSFLSGYIVWKDYDYAFSWMTEVGFPGISSMSVDGLCWLYSAVYNATYMLPEAILTTVLVVILIRVAPQIFDRQNARA; from the coding sequence ATGACCAAAACCTATTCCAAGACCCGCATTCTGGTGGAGGGCGCACTGATGATCGCGCTGTCCACCGTTTTGAGCATGATTCAGATCCCGCTCATGCCCCACGGCGGTTCCATCACCCTGTTCAGCATGGTGCCCATTCTGGTAATGAGCTACCGCCACGGCGCAAAGTGGGGCGTCATGACCGCCTTCGTCAACAGCCTGATCCAGCTTGTGCAGGGCCTTGGCAATCTGGCGTACTGCCAGACCCTCACGGCGCAGGTGGGCTGCGTGCTGCTGGACTACCTTCTGGCCTTCACTGTGCTGGGCTTCGCCTGCCTGATTGCAAAGCCTTTCCGCAGCCGTACCGTGGGTGTCGGTGTCAGTGCCTTTGTGGTATGCCTGCTGCGCTTCCTGTGCAGCTTTCTGTCCGGTTACATCGTCTGGAAGGACTACGACTACGCTTTCAGCTGGATGACCGAGGTCGGCTTTCCCGGGATCTCCAGCATGAGCGTGGACGGTCTGTGCTGGCTGTACAGCGCCGTGTACAACGCCACTTACATGCTGCCGGAAGCCATCCTGACCACCGTCCTTGTGGTGATCCTGATCCGTGTCGCACCCCAGATCTTCGACCGGCAGAACGCAAGAGCGTAA
- a CDS encoding helix-turn-helix domain-containing protein, translated as MIRILLSTRLGERRMTQSELARATGIRSQTINELYHDFAERVSLDDLDLICEALDCELDDLIVREPNPERRVKEVRHIPQTVNKSRKK; from the coding sequence ATGATTAGAATTTTGCTGTCTACCCGCCTCGGCGAAAGGCGGATGACACAGAGCGAACTTGCACGTGCAACAGGGATTCGCTCCCAGACCATCAATGAGCTGTACCACGATTTTGCAGAGCGAGTCAGCCTGGATGATCTCGACCTCATTTGCGAGGCCCTTGACTGCGAACTGGATGACCTCATCGTGAGAGAGCCCAACCCGGAGCGTAGGGTCAAAGAGGTGCGGCACATCCCTCAGACCGTGAACAAGTCTCGCAAGAAATAA
- a CDS encoding helix-turn-helix domain-containing protein, with amino-acid sequence MIRIKLKAVLAEKGIKQKDLVAMTGIRQPTLSGMNNNSVKHIPLDVLDKLCTVLDCQPADLLEFVPDENEKSPDA; translated from the coding sequence ATGATTCGCATCAAGTTGAAAGCCGTGCTTGCCGAAAAAGGCATCAAACAAAAGGATTTGGTCGCAATGACTGGGATTCGCCAGCCCACTCTGTCGGGCATGAACAACAACTCCGTCAAGCATATTCCGTTGGACGTTCTGGACAAGCTGTGCACCGTTCTGGACTGCCAGCCCGCAGATCTTCTGGAATTCGTGCCGGATGAGAACGAAAAAAGCCCGGACGCTTGA
- a CDS encoding amidoligase family protein — translation MVTIQSQNFGVEIEMTGVSRGTAASVIANYFGVGGIHFAGGTYQTYEAKDSKGRVWKCMRDGSITPRRRRGGAIVEADDTYRCEVVTPILQYEDITDLQEVIRALVKKGAMANSSCGIHVHVDGANHTPESLCRLLNFATGRQDLFYEALQIGSRADHWCHKINPALFREMKKNGRASRNDAERIWYSVVNDGYDGGVDSSHYNSTRYHGINLHAFFTKGTVEFRLFNGTTHAGRIKAYVQFCLAMSAWAINCDHDNLHFRSISGYTQQQKHDLMMRVLTKRLGMRGPEFKTARLHLTSAFLTEAESENTAA, via the coding sequence ATGGTCACGATTCAGAGCCAAAACTTCGGCGTTGAGATTGAAATGACGGGCGTTTCCCGCGGAACAGCCGCCTCCGTCATCGCCAACTACTTCGGTGTCGGCGGTATCCACTTTGCAGGTGGCACCTACCAGACGTACGAGGCCAAGGATAGCAAAGGCCGCGTATGGAAGTGCATGAGAGACGGTTCCATCACTCCCCGGCGGCGCAGAGGTGGTGCAATCGTAGAGGCAGACGATACCTACCGCTGCGAGGTCGTGACCCCGATTCTCCAGTATGAGGACATCACCGACCTGCAAGAGGTCATCCGGGCACTGGTCAAGAAGGGTGCCATGGCGAACAGCTCCTGTGGTATCCACGTCCATGTTGACGGTGCGAACCACACGCCCGAAAGCCTCTGCCGGCTGCTGAACTTCGCCACCGGGCGGCAGGATCTGTTCTACGAAGCCCTGCAGATCGGCAGCCGCGCAGACCACTGGTGCCACAAAATCAACCCTGCCCTGTTCCGTGAAATGAAGAAGAACGGCCGAGCAAGCCGGAACGATGCAGAGCGCATCTGGTACAGCGTAGTGAATGACGGATATGATGGAGGTGTGGATTCTTCCCACTACAACAGCACCCGGTATCACGGAATCAACCTCCATGCATTCTTCACAAAGGGCACCGTGGAGTTCCGGCTGTTCAACGGAACCACCCACGCCGGGCGCATCAAAGCATACGTTCAGTTCTGCTTGGCAATGAGCGCATGGGCTATCAACTGTGACCACGACAACCTTCACTTTAGGTCTATCAGCGGGTACACCCAGCAGCAGAAGCACGATTTGATGATGCGGGTGCTTACAAAGCGTCTGGGCATGAGAGGCCCGGAATTCAAGACCGCCCGGTTGCATCTCACCTCTGCATTTTTGACAGAGGCCGAGAGTGAAAATACCGCCGCCTAA
- a CDS encoding helix-turn-helix domain-containing protein produces MSNIEKFAPRLRTLIDESGITVRSLAKDLNVSVGVLSDWQNGNKTPRGDSIMKLTEYFGVTADYLLGLTDASTIDADIRISCDTTGLSEKAVKILSGMEKSDVEKLSKLIEFYSTIR; encoded by the coding sequence ATGAGTAACATTGAAAAATTTGCTCCGAGGCTGAGAACGCTTATTGACGAAAGCGGGATTACTGTGCGTTCGCTGGCAAAAGATTTGAATGTATCGGTTGGCGTTTTGTCTGATTGGCAAAACGGAAACAAGACTCCAAGAGGAGATTCTATTATGAAACTCACGGAATATTTCGGTGTCACTGCTGATTATCTGTTGGGTCTGACCGATGCAAGCACGATAGATGCCGATATTAGAATTTCGTGTGACACTACCGGTCTTTCTGAAAAGGCGGTCAAGATACTTTCCGGCATGGAAAAGTCGGACGTTGAAAAGCTGTCCAAGTTGATTGAATTCTACAGCACCATCCGATAA
- a CDS encoding D-Ala-D-Ala carboxypeptidase family metallohydrolase, whose product MRVIVYQASDTSALSKNFTRKDFKCPCGCTRQMVDSELVEKLQAIRDKLGKAIKVTSGYRCITHNASKTVGGSPNSKHRYGMAADWRMVNRSINPVALGIIAAQYFKAVGIYWYDGCAIVHTDTRDAKATWLCDAPRHYPSTTYQKFILPTIRRGCTGDANRAATKMLQRLLGLTPDGIFGEGTENALLKAQEAHGLTVDGICGPASWKAISGASKYL is encoded by the coding sequence ATGAGAGTCATCGTCTATCAGGCCAGCGACACATCTGCCCTGAGCAAGAACTTCACCCGCAAGGACTTCAAGTGCCCCTGCGGGTGTACTCGCCAGATGGTCGATTCGGAGCTGGTCGAAAAACTTCAGGCCATCCGGGATAAGCTGGGCAAGGCCATCAAGGTGACCAGCGGATACCGTTGCATCACGCACAATGCCAGCAAAACCGTTGGCGGAAGCCCAAATTCCAAGCACCGCTATGGTATGGCGGCAGACTGGCGCATGGTGAACCGCAGCATCAATCCTGTGGCCTTGGGCATCATCGCCGCCCAGTATTTCAAGGCGGTGGGCATCTACTGGTATGACGGCTGCGCCATCGTACACACCGATACCCGCGATGCAAAGGCAACGTGGCTGTGCGATGCCCCGCGGCACTACCCCAGCACCACCTACCAGAAGTTCATTCTGCCGACCATCCGCCGGGGTTGCACCGGGGATGCAAACCGTGCAGCCACGAAGATGCTCCAGCGGCTGCTGGGACTGACCCCGGACGGCATTTTCGGCGAGGGCACAGAGAACGCGCTGCTGAAAGCGCAGGAGGCTCATGGACTGACGGTGGACGGCATCTGCGGCCCTGCCAGCTGGAAGGCCATTTCCGGGGCTTCCAAGTACCTGTGA
- a CDS encoding isoaspartyl peptidase: MEHERFIARRRARFVGIDGRVNIPYGTVLSNQGGFLIHQNKRVCTVSSQNALDYFVQDDDGAGDLRGKLVDSIQRCLERRDAAYQTRWNRVWASALCQKYRRPESEDYWLWARAFFDAPIFDLQAIAALVQ, translated from the coding sequence ATGGAGCATGAACGCTTTATCGCCCGCCGTCGGGCCCGCTTCGTCGGGATTGACGGGCGTGTGAACATCCCTTATGGAACCGTCCTGAGTAATCAGGGCGGTTTTCTTATACACCAGAATAAGCGCGTATGCACTGTGAGCAGCCAGAACGCTCTGGACTACTTCGTGCAGGACGACGACGGCGCTGGTGACCTGCGGGGGAAGCTGGTTGACAGCATCCAGCGGTGCCTTGAGCGCCGGGATGCAGCCTACCAGACCCGCTGGAACCGGGTTTGGGCATCGGCACTCTGTCAAAAGTACCGCCGCCCGGAGTCCGAAGACTACTGGCTGTGGGCGAGAGCGTTTTTTGATGCTCCGATTTTTGATTTGCAGGCAATCGCCGCGCTGGTTCAGTGA
- a CDS encoding reverse transcriptase domain-containing protein, whose translation MTSQERHEARYQRRRAARRARQEARCAALGSLEEVFSYHTMFKYGRKCCNGVRWKQSTQNFERHLFSNTAKQRRLILAKRWRPKKYVHFTVCERGKIRGIDAPHITDRQIHKVISKEVLEPLYDPSMIYDNGASRIGKGLHWQIKRIKQQLARHYRKYGRAGGVLLLDLKKFFPYAPHSIIYQRHQRYILNPDFRRIADTIIDTAPGEFPGRGMPLGVEPSQQEMAAMPSAVDNWIKCQMSTHSAGHYMDDYCIILPDIEDLKKLGRAIVRQFEIRGIPVNKKKCKIIPLTKPFRWCKARFTLTETGKIKVNGSRDGVIRARRKLKLFHREWLAGKRTLQEVAQYMNCQEAYYKNFDDHGRLLRLRRLCYAIFGGRVPCSTKSSKPVMAPSLP comes from the coding sequence ATGACAAGTCAGGAGCGCCATGAAGCACGATACCAGCGCCGCCGGGCAGCACGCCGAGCCAGACAGGAAGCCCGTTGTGCCGCCCTCGGTTCGTTGGAAGAAGTGTTCAGCTACCACACGATGTTCAAATACGGCCGGAAATGCTGCAACGGTGTACGCTGGAAGCAGAGCACGCAGAACTTTGAGCGGCATCTGTTTTCCAACACAGCGAAGCAGCGGCGGCTTATTTTGGCAAAAAGGTGGCGGCCTAAGAAATACGTTCATTTCACGGTCTGCGAACGCGGCAAGATTCGTGGGATTGACGCTCCTCATATTACAGACCGACAAATCCACAAGGTCATCAGCAAGGAAGTGTTGGAGCCGCTTTACGACCCCAGCATGATCTATGACAACGGTGCAAGCCGGATTGGTAAGGGACTGCACTGGCAGATCAAGCGCATCAAACAGCAGCTGGCACGGCATTACCGCAAGTATGGCCGTGCGGGCGGGGTGTTGCTGCTCGACCTGAAGAAGTTCTTTCCTTATGCACCCCATTCTATCATCTATCAGCGGCACCAGCGGTATATCCTGAACCCTGATTTTCGGCGGATAGCAGATACCATTATTGATACTGCTCCCGGCGAATTTCCGGGCCGTGGGATGCCGCTGGGCGTTGAGCCGAGCCAACAAGAAATGGCGGCAATGCCCAGTGCTGTGGACAACTGGATCAAATGCCAGATGTCCACGCATAGCGCCGGACACTACATGGATGATTACTGCATCATTCTCCCGGATATCGAAGATCTGAAAAAGCTGGGCCGCGCTATCGTGCGCCAGTTTGAAATCCGCGGCATCCCGGTCAACAAGAAGAAATGCAAGATTATCCCTCTGACAAAGCCTTTCCGCTGGTGCAAGGCTCGTTTTACCTTGACCGAGACCGGGAAAATCAAAGTCAATGGTAGCCGTGACGGCGTGATACGCGCACGGAGGAAACTGAAGCTGTTCCACCGTGAATGGCTGGCCGGGAAACGTACCCTGCAGGAGGTAGCGCAGTATATGAACTGCCAAGAAGCCTACTATAAAAATTTTGATGACCATGGGCGGCTGCTGCGCCTGCGGCGGCTTTGCTATGCAATTTTTGGAGGTAGAGTGCCTTGTTCAACAAAATCATCAAAGCCAGTGATGGCACCGTCCTTGCCTTGA
- a CDS encoding DUF6273 domain-containing protein: MGVSLSIPAAAVWWLRSPNYNNINNNNYFCAVSSSGSLDYNNANNAYGVVPGFCNAWSHGVAIGERRP, translated from the coding sequence GTGGGTGTATCTCTGTCAATTCCTGCGGCGGCGGTCTGGTGGCTGCGGTCGCCGAACTACAACAACATCAACAACAACAACTACTTCTGCGCGGTTTCGTCGTCGGGGTCGTTGGACTATAACAACGCTAACAATGCGTATGGTGTTGTGCCCGGATTTTGCAATGCTTGGTCACATGGAGTAGCCATAGGTGAAAGACGACCATAG